One region of Eleutherodactylus coqui strain aEleCoq1 chromosome 5, aEleCoq1.hap1, whole genome shotgun sequence genomic DNA includes:
- the LOC136629209 gene encoding gastrula zinc finger protein XlCGF66.1-like, with translation MIDSSKMEKKRNKMVKNVLNLTLKIIFQFTGEDYTVVKKTSSDGCRTPVCDGWGRTLSAIKGPPPHPLIHEDINVQKILQLANKMIELLTGEVPIRCQDVAVYFSMEEWEYLEGHKDLYKDAMMETRQPLPSPDSFIIDSSKKEEDRNNMVKSVLNLTLEILFQLSGEVRDSDDVTLHHSYLW, from the exons atgattgattcatcaaagatggagaagaaGAGAAACAAGATGGTGAAGaatgtattaaatctcaccctaaaGATAATCTTCCAGtttactggggag gattacacagtagtgaagaagacctctagtgatggctgtcggacccctgtgtgtgatggatggggaagaaccCTGAGCGCAATCAaagggcccccacctcaccccctgatacatgaggacatcaatgtccAGAAGATTCTACAActcgccaacaagatgattgagctgctgactggagag gttcctataaggtgtcaggatgtcgctgtctatttctccatggaggagtgggagtatttagaaggacacaaggatctgtacaaggatgccatgatggagacccgccagccgctcccatcaccag ATTCCTTTATAATCGATTCATCAAAAAAGGAGGAGGACAGAAACAACATGGTGAagagtgtattaaatctcaccctagagatactcttccagctaagtggggaggtgagagattctgatgatgtcacattacatcattcttatctatggtaa